The following coding sequences are from one Lycium ferocissimum isolate CSIRO_LF1 chromosome 3, AGI_CSIRO_Lferr_CH_V1, whole genome shotgun sequence window:
- the LOC132049981 gene encoding mitochondrial import receptor subunit TOM6 homolog: MFPFMRKPDKSAALKQLKTHVALFGTCVTLIRVTPYILHYFSDQKEQLLLDL; the protein is encoded by the coding sequence ATGTTTCCATTCATGCGCAAACCTGACAAATCAGCTGCTCTGAAGCAACTGAAGACTCACGTTGCCCTGTTTGGAACTTGTGTCACCTTAATTCGGGTCACCCCTTATATCCTTCACTATTTTTCCGATCAGAAAGAACAACTCTTGCTTGACCTCTAG